The following are from one region of the Eubacterium sp. MSJ-33 genome:
- a CDS encoding DUF6273 domain-containing protein — translation MKIRTDFVTNSSSSSFVVEISFTLKDGRVLRRCEVGGEDGRDLYVCASPRQLGLCKNVEEMITLLNDSVKVEERFDDCNRKKFVDTNFIQQLESIKEMSEIEKITISGNELNYEEYERIYRYNLDTEEYTCEIFGEEFESEGSGGNLEFCDGFLATRQDGYDDGEFLRVEDLPIIVPLEESSDKEQVSLLENVREGEKLILKNEFTDDLFDPVKIGVFNKKNQLLGYLCELDYSLIAIARALEDVDACVDSVAPLSGRKKNEEYSLMDVRITSKEGNNPFAEGYKIKFDVSELSEDEKKLFNEMIEHWRNQYDKEEVTMSWIFKINPPEYFVTCDEFDEKTAEETKRFLQEAGSRSSLKKLHATFWGNLNFEKRKFRQYNYLLDRGFLDCEKTIEEKKDECITNQSSSLEEKIEKAVEKVSNLKKMSNTMFYDSRHSVNMDFQKGKIVEFGNYRQGKNGVVKPLQWVVLERKGNGAKLLSLKGIETLPYNVKDGKTSWEKCFLRSWLNTEFYNAAFSSEEAESIILSDVVAVRHPQYLTSPGNDTKDKIFLLNYQEAENVGKRWKKTYLTEWAVQNDDLFKKNYGINNYALWWLRTPASATKRSCVMGKYISGIDVRDVDGIAVRPAIWINLNSEYFGGSFEVMVKDAEKELSVDEVIEKIKEKYNTKTKPTSTIEFDIQNVEYTKQLNELKKKCENELEITYRNYLIQMGVLGDKVKLIDTYDPSEMIKTLKEKYNNSELKPKTFVELMDKNPEFREELNTLRSVSQKKYGDTAVDYLKKQGIIATSEEIAAIRQEKIKKIVVETAERKAEIRRKERLRKVDRIQIQDAKLQNKVDKLIYGLNELYPEHKVFSLDSLDGTLRENLSKYAKQIGYLSADDMLLAYDFVKIDADEVKEIRPNVLHKPGNEPEIIKGKVQSILRRLEEYYPDKKIERSIQLDHKKLSQSITGAYLWLGYNNQGEFLKAYGYENNIKYNENGRGGGRPSSTNVEELIMELKKRSGGNPYSGFKELKEKNPDLAGKLKTISNKANSLLGMPFVKYLKQEGIVRD, via the coding sequence ATGAAAATTAGAACGGATTTTGTGACAAATTCAAGTAGTAGTTCTTTTGTTGTTGAAATTTCTTTTACTTTGAAGGATGGCAGGGTGTTGAGGCGTTGTGAAGTAGGAGGGGAGGATGGAAGAGATTTATATGTGTGTGCGAGTCCAAGACAACTTGGTCTCTGTAAGAATGTTGAGGAAATGATTACGCTGTTAAATGATAGCGTAAAAGTCGAGGAGCGCTTTGATGACTGTAATAGAAAGAAATTTGTTGATACAAATTTTATACAGCAACTTGAGTCAATAAAAGAAATGAGCGAAATTGAAAAAATTACAATTTCGGGAAATGAACTAAATTATGAAGAGTATGAGAGAATTTATAGATATAATCTTGATACAGAAGAGTATACCTGCGAAATTTTTGGAGAGGAATTTGAAAGTGAAGGATCAGGAGGAAATCTGGAATTTTGTGACGGATTTTTGGCAACACGTCAGGATGGATATGATGATGGGGAGTTTTTGCGTGTTGAAGATTTACCAATAATTGTTCCGTTGGAAGAAAGTAGTGATAAAGAACAGGTAAGTTTATTGGAAAATGTCAGAGAAGGTGAAAAACTTATTCTGAAAAATGAATTTACGGATGATTTATTTGACCCTGTAAAAATAGGCGTTTTTAATAAAAAAAATCAGCTGCTAGGGTATCTTTGCGAATTGGACTATTCGTTAATAGCAATAGCAAGAGCATTAGAAGATGTTGATGCTTGTGTCGATTCTGTCGCACCATTATCTGGTAGAAAGAAAAATGAAGAATATTCTTTAATGGATGTGAGAATTACATCAAAGGAAGGAAATAACCCATTTGCAGAAGGTTATAAAATAAAATTTGATGTAAGTGAATTATCTGAAGATGAGAAAAAGTTATTTAATGAAATGATAGAGCACTGGAGAAATCAGTATGACAAAGAAGAAGTAACTATGAGCTGGATTTTTAAAATAAATCCACCAGAGTATTTTGTGACTTGTGATGAATTTGATGAAAAAACAGCAGAAGAAACAAAAAGATTTTTACAAGAAGCAGGTAGCAGAAGTAGCTTAAAAAAGTTACATGCAACATTTTGGGGAAATCTGAATTTTGAAAAAAGAAAATTTCGGCAGTATAACTATCTGCTGGATAGAGGATTCTTAGATTGTGAAAAAACAATAGAAGAAAAGAAAGATGAATGCATTACTAATCAGTCATCTTCGTTGGAAGAAAAAATAGAAAAAGCAGTCGAGAAAGTGAGCAACTTGAAAAAAATGTCTAATACCATGTTTTATGATAGTAGGCATAGTGTGAATATGGATTTTCAAAAAGGAAAGATTGTTGAATTTGGTAATTATAGACAAGGAAAAAATGGAGTAGTTAAACCTTTACAATGGGTTGTTTTGGAGCGAAAGGGGAATGGTGCAAAACTTCTTTCATTAAAAGGAATTGAAACCTTGCCATACAATGTCAAAGATGGAAAAACAAGCTGGGAGAAATGCTTTCTTCGTTCGTGGTTGAACACAGAATTTTATAATGCTGCATTTTCTTCTGAAGAGGCAGAAAGCATTATTTTATCGGATGTGGTTGCGGTTAGGCACCCCCAATATTTAACTTCACCAGGAAATGATACGAAAGATAAAATTTTTCTTTTAAATTATCAGGAGGCTGAGAACGTTGGGAAAAGGTGGAAAAAAACATATTTAACGGAATGGGCAGTTCAAAATGATGACTTGTTTAAAAAAAATTATGGCATAAATAATTATGCACTGTGGTGGTTGAGAACTCCGGCTAGTGCAACGAAAAGAAGTTGTGTGATGGGAAAATATATTTCTGGGATAGATGTTCGAGATGTTGATGGTATAGCGGTTAGACCTGCGATTTGGATAAATCTTAATTCAGAATATTTTGGTGGATCATTTGAAGTAATGGTAAAGGATGCTGAGAAAGAATTGTCTGTTGATGAGGTAATTGAAAAAATAAAAGAAAAATACAATACGAAAACAAAACCGACATCTACAATAGAATTTGATATTCAAAATGTAGAATACACTAAGCAATTAAATGAATTAAAAAAGAAATGTGAAAATGAATTAGAAATTACATACAGAAATTATTTAATTCAAATGGGAGTTTTAGGAGACAAGGTAAAATTAATTGATACATACGATCCGTCAGAAATGATCAAGACCTTAAAAGAAAAATATAACAACAGTGAATTAAAACCGAAAACATTTGTTGAGTTGATGGATAAAAATCCGGAATTCCGCGAAGAATTAAATACTTTACGTTCTGTATCTCAAAAAAAGTATGGAGATACAGCTGTTGACTATTTGAAAAAACAGGGGATAATTGCAACTTCGGAGGAAATAGCAGCTATCAGACAAGAAAAAATTAAAAAAATAGTGGTGGAAACAGCAGAACGGAAAGCAGAAATAAGAAGAAAGGAACGATTAAGGAAAGTTGATAGGATACAAATACAAGATGCAAAATTGCAAAATAAAGTAGATAAATTAATTTATGGCCTGAATGAATTATATCCTGAGCATAAAGTATTTTCTTTGGATAGTTTGGATGGCACTCTGCGGGAAAATTTATCAAAGTATGCAAAACAAATAGGATATTTATCTGCTGACGATATGCTTTTGGCATATGATTTTGTGAAGATTGATGCTGATGAGGTTAAAGAAATCCGCCCTAATGTATTACATAAACCGGGAAATGAACCAGAAATAATCAAGGGTAAGGTGCAAAGTATATTAAGACGATTAGAAGAATATTATCCGGATAAAAAAATAGAGAGGAGTATTCAGTTGGATCATAAAAAACTAAGCCAAAGTATTACTGGGGCATATCTTTGGCTTGGATATAACAATCAAGGGGAATTCCTGAAGGCTTACGGATATGAAAATAATATAAAATATAATGAAAATGGGCGTGGTGGAGGAAGACCATCTTCGACAAATGTAGAAGAGCTTATTATGGAATTAAAGAAAAGAAGTGGAGGAAATCCATATTCTGGATTTAAGGAATTAAAAGAGAAGAATCCGGATCTGGCAGGAAAGTTAAAAACTATATCTAACAAAGCAAATAGTTTGTTAGGAATGCCGTTCGTAAAGTATTTAAAGCAAGAGGGAATCGTGCGTGATTAA
- a CDS encoding SPASM domain-containing protein, which yields MKYIIRDKKYRFKSAFDMETGAYVRTGILDENGEDTGVDPFMASFPHLIDVGVMGHCTHGKTGLCARAGIGCYQNGLYINQPNMSVEDFRWIAEQCKGRCNQLALGGRGDPDQHEQFEELLMISRENMLVPNFTTSGYGMTTQIASLCKKYCGAVAVSWYRNEYTIEAINMLLEAGVKTNIHYVLGNNSINEAIERLSTDDFPKGINAVIFLLHKPAGQGTKDNMLAVGDPRVKRFFEQIEKKHPFKVGMDSCNVPGAINFCNKIIPESLDTCEGGRYSCYIGADMIMVPCSFDQQKIYGVSLRKMDITDAWNSIQFKNFRDKMKNVCPDCNKKALCMGGCPLMPEIVFCNRKERKLYKGEDNEN from the coding sequence GTGAAATATATAATCAGGGATAAAAAATATCGTTTTAAATCAGCGTTTGATATGGAAACAGGTGCATATGTAAGAACCGGTATTTTAGATGAAAATGGGGAGGATACAGGGGTAGATCCTTTTATGGCGTCTTTTCCGCATCTTATTGATGTGGGTGTAATGGGACATTGCACTCATGGAAAAACAGGTTTGTGTGCAAGAGCAGGTATAGGCTGTTATCAGAATGGTTTGTATATCAATCAACCCAATATGAGTGTAGAAGATTTCCGATGGATTGCGGAACAGTGTAAGGGTAGATGTAATCAATTAGCGCTTGGGGGACGTGGGGATCCAGACCAACATGAACAATTTGAAGAACTACTAATGATTAGTAGAGAAAATATGTTAGTTCCTAATTTTACAACTTCTGGTTATGGAATGACAACACAGATTGCGTCCTTGTGTAAAAAGTATTGTGGCGCGGTTGCTGTTAGTTGGTATAGGAATGAGTATACAATAGAGGCAATAAATATGTTGTTGGAAGCGGGTGTTAAAACAAATATACATTATGTGTTGGGAAATAATAGTATTAACGAGGCAATTGAGAGGTTATCAACTGATGATTTCCCGAAAGGTATTAATGCAGTTATTTTTCTTTTACATAAGCCCGCAGGGCAGGGAACGAAAGATAACATGTTGGCTGTTGGGGATCCGCGAGTAAAGCGTTTTTTTGAGCAGATTGAAAAAAAACATCCGTTTAAGGTAGGAATGGATAGCTGCAATGTGCCGGGAGCAATTAATTTTTGTAATAAAATCATTCCGGAATCGTTAGACACATGCGAGGGAGGCCGATATAGCTGCTATATTGGTGCAGATATGATTATGGTTCCGTGTAGCTTTGATCAACAGAAAATATATGGGGTGTCTCTAAGAAAAATGGATATAACAGATGCTTGGAATAGCATACAATTCAAAAACTTTAGAGACAAAATGAAAAATGTCTGTCCGGACTGCAATAAAAAAGCGTTGTGCATGGGAGGATGTCCCCTTATGCCGGAAATTGTATTTTGCAACAGAAAGGAAAGAAAATTGTATAAAGGAGAAGACAATGAAAATTAG
- a CDS encoding Swt1 family HEPN domain-containing protein, protein MQENYELVQRGFRKLVVTFSGYIGREFSKKYKNAWWDEVLEALSDQHDLPSDGEYGYLIDSLDILNCIRLLERRWKEVFQDELPLNCRTWAKELKGIRNKVAHIGQQDLDQPIAERALDTMRLLCKELDSDDAAEIEKIYEEVRKRANDYRPVTRIFEGVEQPASESNRGELMKDSLLQLVGTDVVQKTTLTRKVTYGGKTVIYPVYRIRLDYLFYNDQNDRIATWITRYQAENGEDSLLELGREEYNNVIETFIYESNPDAISKTQKNILLVGQREPGVTLSDGRIVDGNRRYTCLRRIQREKIGPVYFETVIMDMDIREDKKQIKLLELAIQHGEEKKVDYDLIDYAIGTYRDIVQTKLLTLDEYATGTNEKPADVKNRIEIAEIISEFLKYIKLPEQYHIAREYQVYSLFQEMMAPLKKLNESEKAQLKKITFNNAMMKVIPDQRKFIRDIKGLVKNGTYESYFEEQMNWINVIRDKFDMCEVHSKSDIDKFAEENAKIAEELQISMERALQKSRSIILKNKPVENVSKSITLLTEVDSRLFGRLEEEEKKQLKDELDELARIVDVFREKLVR, encoded by the coding sequence ATGCAGGAAAATTATGAGTTAGTACAACGAGGTTTTCGAAAACTGGTAGTTACGTTTTCTGGTTATATTGGAAGGGAATTCAGTAAAAAATATAAAAATGCATGGTGGGACGAAGTGTTAGAGGCATTATCAGACCAGCATGATTTGCCAAGTGATGGTGAATATGGATATCTGATAGATTCATTAGATATTTTAAATTGTATTCGCTTATTAGAACGCAGGTGGAAAGAAGTTTTTCAAGATGAGTTACCTTTGAACTGTCGTACATGGGCAAAAGAACTTAAGGGGATTAGGAATAAAGTCGCTCATATTGGTCAGCAGGATTTGGATCAGCCCATAGCAGAACGTGCACTTGACACGATGCGTTTGCTATGTAAAGAATTGGATTCGGATGATGCGGCAGAAATTGAAAAAATATATGAAGAGGTTAGAAAAAGAGCAAATGATTATCGACCGGTGACGCGTATTTTTGAGGGAGTAGAGCAACCGGCTTCAGAATCTAATCGCGGTGAATTGATGAAAGATAGTCTTCTTCAGCTTGTCGGAACGGATGTGGTTCAGAAAACAACGTTGACAAGGAAGGTAACATATGGAGGGAAAACAGTTATTTACCCGGTGTATCGGATTCGCTTAGACTATCTTTTTTATAATGATCAGAATGATCGAATAGCAACCTGGATTACCCGATATCAGGCTGAAAATGGCGAAGATTCTTTGCTTGAGCTAGGGAGAGAAGAATACAATAATGTTATTGAAACATTTATATATGAAAGCAATCCGGATGCAATATCAAAAACACAAAAAAATATTTTGTTGGTCGGACAACGTGAGCCGGGAGTTACTTTATCAGATGGGCGTATTGTGGATGGAAACCGAAGATACACTTGTTTGCGAAGAATTCAACGTGAGAAAATAGGACCTGTTTATTTTGAAACAGTAATTATGGATATGGATATCCGGGAAGACAAGAAACAGATAAAATTATTGGAACTTGCAATACAGCACGGAGAAGAAAAAAAGGTAGACTATGATTTGATTGATTATGCGATTGGTACATATAGGGATATTGTGCAGACAAAGCTGCTTACATTGGACGAATACGCAACAGGGACAAATGAAAAACCGGCAGATGTAAAAAATCGAATTGAAATTGCAGAAATTATTAGTGAGTTCCTAAAGTATATAAAGCTTCCGGAGCAATATCACATTGCGAGGGAATATCAGGTTTATAGTTTGTTTCAGGAGATGATGGCTCCGCTTAAAAAGTTGAATGAATCAGAAAAGGCGCAACTAAAGAAAATAACATTTAATAATGCTATGATGAAAGTTATACCTGACCAGAGAAAATTTATACGAGATATTAAAGGACTGGTTAAAAATGGCACCTATGAATCATATTTTGAAGAACAAATGAATTGGATTAATGTGATTCGGGACAAGTTTGATATGTGCGAAGTTCATTCTAAAAGTGATATAGACAAGTTTGCAGAAGAAAATGCGAAGATTGCAGAGGAATTGCAAATATCGATGGAAAGAGCTCTGCAAAAATCCCGGTCAATAATATTAAAAAATAAACCGGTAGAAAATGTGTCAAAAAGTATTACTCTTTTAACAGAGGTGGATTCCAGACTGTTTGGAAGGTTGGAAGAGGAAGAGAAAAAGCAATTAAAAGACGAATTGGATGAACTTGCAAGAATTGTAGATGTGTTTCGGGAAAAACTTGTGAGGTAG
- a CDS encoding DNA-directed RNA polymerase subunit alpha C-terminal domain-containing protein, with the protein MNIKILSIDEIGLSNRSVNALHRVEIYTVGEMIELNEEFLHKIRNIGEKSIEEICKKIQEYKILETNSNIEVPEDFDEWILVESNQQFVITWLRDNKIKIDELELLSVRAYNLLIFSGYEYLYQVAFLTEKDLMQIPRMDSSSALEIVRYVSRYIAEQQEQIIASIVQMQSKETPLNQVSVFDILDKIEYHDVILDFVKLHDILLDGMNISNRAKNSLSISGYYYLSDIVFMTYTQLKNIPSMGAGTAKEVIDKINEYLSKYEARILAFVSGDVSGLWDDTEIQQRIWNQFRDIGFQGLSLNEIVERMKLPEQVTIERIKKNIGQLIVDKKLEYVDYRCYRVYARFADYLEQCDVIDERSKNILRKRLQSMTLEEIGQEEGITRERVRQILKKGIVQIKKIYKSREGTNLFDEDYYRYLYENYDFDKKDGTEWLGIPVYVWKYLELNDVKQGKKELQSAREDQQGLDLGMRLKIKNYLNRNKLFVDGRWIEKERAELEKVVIRKFCQEDVSFGKFCQIYNQFLLQEEIPYDEDIYYTETVYRTRKNRIRDLRYLLWKQHEQIRYYDIDGRDYDELLDTLNLDAYENIELSTEKFMRDYPEIMKKYDIRDKYELHNLLRKIIPEGSYHEFFCERTPNIRFGHFDRDAAVLDILIDNAPIAQDDLADLISEEYGFDADGIKSNYLKPVSEYLHQRTYSIDQKSMSVENRELLHEALTDDFYFMDEIRQIYDRLIPGADREEINPYNLKVMGFHVYSRYAIQNHSSVDAYFDDLLTREDIIDITAYKKRYAYVQMFSQKLMELKRDLTVIEFEKNQIINFRKLEQSGVTKNMIQEFCDNVYNFITDGTYFSIQSLIQDGFQSDLHELGFSDWFYANLLISDERFSAAMMFGNLIFYKGKASITIKMFEKDIICKYQSMDTYDLVDELTDRYGCKVPDKYDVIYKVQDTEVYYDKILDRLYANMNVYDEECARGGF; encoded by the coding sequence ATGAATATAAAAATATTATCAATTGATGAAATAGGTTTGTCAAATCGTTCTGTGAATGCACTACATAGGGTGGAAATATATACAGTTGGGGAGATGATAGAATTAAACGAAGAATTTTTGCATAAGATTAGAAATATTGGAGAAAAATCAATTGAAGAAATTTGTAAGAAAATACAGGAATATAAAATATTGGAAACAAATTCGAATATTGAAGTTCCGGAAGATTTTGATGAATGGATTTTGGTTGAATCCAACCAGCAATTTGTAATAACGTGGTTAAGAGATAATAAGATAAAAATCGACGAATTAGAATTATTATCGGTACGGGCATATAATTTGCTGATATTTTCAGGGTATGAGTATTTGTATCAGGTGGCTTTTCTTACAGAAAAAGATTTGATGCAGATTCCCAGAATGGACAGCTCATCTGCATTAGAAATTGTTCGGTATGTATCAAGATATATTGCGGAACAACAAGAACAAATTATTGCGTCAATTGTTCAGATGCAGTCTAAGGAGACACCATTAAATCAGGTGTCAGTTTTTGATATACTTGATAAAATTGAATATCATGATGTGATATTGGACTTTGTGAAATTGCATGATATTTTGCTTGATGGAATGAATATTTCCAATCGGGCAAAAAATAGCTTGAGTATAAGCGGGTATTATTATCTTAGTGATATAGTATTTATGACATATACGCAGCTGAAAAATATACCATCTATGGGAGCTGGAACGGCAAAAGAAGTTATAGATAAAATAAATGAATATCTAAGTAAATATGAAGCGAGAATTTTGGCATTCGTTAGTGGTGATGTGTCTGGGTTATGGGATGACACAGAAATACAACAGAGGATTTGGAATCAGTTTCGTGATATTGGATTTCAAGGACTTAGTCTGAATGAAATAGTAGAACGGATGAAGCTTCCGGAACAAGTGACGATAGAGCGAATAAAGAAAAATATAGGTCAGCTGATTGTTGATAAAAAATTAGAATATGTAGATTATCGATGTTACCGTGTGTATGCGCGGTTTGCGGATTATTTGGAGCAATGTGATGTTATTGATGAAAGATCAAAAAATATTTTAAGAAAACGATTGCAATCTATGACATTAGAAGAGATTGGACAAGAAGAAGGGATAACCAGAGAACGGGTACGTCAAATCCTGAAGAAAGGGATTGTCCAAATTAAAAAAATATATAAGTCAAGGGAAGGTACCAATTTATTTGATGAGGATTATTATCGATATTTGTATGAAAATTATGATTTTGATAAAAAGGATGGAACGGAATGGCTTGGAATTCCCGTATACGTATGGAAATATCTTGAGTTAAATGATGTAAAACAGGGAAAGAAAGAGTTGCAGTCGGCGAGGGAAGATCAACAGGGACTTGATCTTGGAATGCGTTTGAAAATAAAAAACTATCTTAATAGAAATAAACTTTTTGTGGATGGTAGATGGATTGAAAAGGAGCGTGCGGAATTAGAAAAGGTTGTTATTAGAAAATTTTGTCAGGAAGATGTATCGTTTGGGAAGTTTTGCCAGATATATAATCAGTTTTTGTTACAGGAAGAAATACCATATGATGAAGATATCTATTATACAGAGACAGTGTATCGGACAAGAAAAAATCGTATTCGTGATTTAAGATACTTGCTTTGGAAACAGCACGAACAAATAAGATATTATGATATTGATGGACGTGATTATGATGAACTTTTGGATACATTAAATCTGGATGCTTATGAGAATATTGAATTGTCGACAGAAAAATTCATGAGAGATTATCCGGAAATTATGAAGAAATATGATATCCGGGATAAGTATGAATTACATAATTTATTAAGGAAAATCATACCGGAAGGAAGTTATCATGAGTTTTTCTGTGAACGTACGCCAAATATCAGATTTGGACACTTTGATCGTGATGCTGCAGTATTGGACATTTTGATTGATAATGCGCCAATAGCTCAGGATGATTTAGCGGATCTAATAAGTGAGGAATATGGATTTGATGCGGATGGAATAAAATCTAATTATTTGAAGCCGGTTTCAGAGTATTTACATCAACGTACATATTCGATTGATCAGAAATCCATGTCTGTTGAAAATCGAGAATTATTACATGAAGCACTTACAGATGATTTCTATTTTATGGATGAGATTCGACAGATTTATGATAGGTTAATTCCAGGGGCAGATAGAGAAGAGATTAATCCGTATAATTTGAAGGTGATGGGATTCCATGTTTATTCAAGATATGCAATTCAAAACCATTCGTCTGTTGATGCGTATTTTGATGACTTATTAACGCGGGAAGATATTATAGATATTACAGCGTATAAAAAAAGATATGCATATGTGCAGATGTTTTCGCAGAAGTTGATGGAATTAAAACGAGATTTAACAGTAATTGAATTTGAAAAAAATCAGATTATTAATTTTAGAAAATTGGAGCAATCAGGTGTTACGAAAAATATGATTCAGGAATTTTGTGATAATGTTTATAACTTTATTACAGATGGAACATATTTTAGTATTCAATCCTTGATACAGGATGGCTTTCAGTCTGACTTGCATGAGCTGGGATTTTCTGATTGGTTTTATGCGAATTTGTTAATATCTGATGAACGTTTTTCAGCTGCTATGATGTTTGGAAATTTGATTTTTTATAAGGGAAAAGCGTCAATAACGATTAAGATGTTTGAAAAAGATATTATTTGTAAGTATCAAAGTATGGATACATATGATCTTGTGGATGAACTTACCGATCGGTATGGATGTAAGGTTCCGGATAAATATGATGTTATCTATAAAGTTCAGGATACAGAGGTGTATTATGATAAAATCTTAGATCGTCTGTATGCCAACATGAATGTATATGATGAAGAATGCGCGAGAGGAGGGTTTTAA
- a CDS encoding HIRAN domain-containing protein, which yields MVQAKKQFLDEVEKLHERNELSKKVEATYFEPGMMEYLEQSEGIYEEGTGNVILRFEVMGTRYDGRTEQIEKLKPGDLIQIVREKENPYNSNNFTLLTKRGQNVGNMPANLCNAIAPLYDEGNLKIMDASVSYVEPISKRNRHAKQAILFVELKAKLNSALNSAPC from the coding sequence ATGGTTCAGGCAAAAAAACAGTTTCTTGATGAAGTAGAAAAACTTCATGAAAGAAATGAACTATCCAAGAAAGTAGAAGCAACATATTTTGAACCGGGAATGATGGAGTATCTGGAACAATCAGAAGGTATATATGAAGAGGGTACAGGGAATGTTATTCTTCGTTTTGAAGTTATGGGAACACGTTATGATGGTCGGACAGAGCAGATTGAAAAGTTAAAACCGGGGGACTTGATACAAATAGTCAGAGAAAAAGAAAATCCTTACAACTCTAATAATTTTACTTTGCTGACAAAACGAGGACAAAATGTGGGGAATATGCCGGCTAATTTATGTAACGCGATTGCACCATTGTATGATGAAGGAAATTTAAAAATCATGGATGCCTCTGTTAGCTATGTGGAACCTATTTCCAAGAGAAATCGTCATGCCAAGCAAGCTATCTTATTTGTGGAATTAAAGGCAAAACTGAATTCCGCCCTGAATTCCGCCCCATGCTAG
- a CDS encoding XRE family transcriptional regulator, translated as MGYILKLFDTDLLKFDVIENLADPVLKITWMDESRKALFPLGMEVSDDGIASFIRHRCIPKNRAYVNAFLAKNGLSANRPMDVITVCKGLSLNDSYWITEEDSVQSFASSNLYENRFSRLLAWTAFTGYGSSVRATFLSSPEFTTNGMLPKCWRRMENKIYLYKGATSGAANTGMEPYSELYAYEIGAHAGFSVIPYKISVWKGNVCSVCELFTSKDLAYVPAGYIIKKGGMDAVRKFYGTLGAEFVDALDEMLVFDAIVCNTDRHFGNFGVLVDSHTNQIAAPAPLFDHGNALFNLAGEENWENENILQAYIDTLFPCVYDDFMEEAKRVLKPSIREKVKKLLTFEVKKMGRTNYDSKKLKLMTKIIQKRARALLES; from the coding sequence GTGGGATATATCTTAAAATTATTCGATACAGATCTTTTGAAGTTTGATGTGATTGAGAACTTGGCAGATCCTGTACTTAAGATAACATGGATGGATGAATCGCGGAAGGCACTGTTTCCACTTGGAATGGAAGTGTCAGACGACGGAATTGCAAGTTTTATTCGGCATCGTTGTATACCGAAGAACCGGGCATATGTGAATGCGTTTCTGGCAAAAAATGGACTTAGTGCAAATCGCCCTATGGATGTGATTACGGTATGTAAAGGCCTTTCTCTGAATGATTCGTATTGGATTACAGAAGAGGATTCGGTGCAGAGTTTTGCATCCAGCAACCTGTACGAGAATCGTTTCAGTCGTTTGCTTGCGTGGACGGCATTTACCGGATATGGCAGTAGTGTGCGGGCAACGTTTTTATCTTCACCGGAATTTACGACGAATGGTATGCTGCCGAAATGCTGGCGCAGAATGGAGAATAAAATATATCTCTATAAAGGAGCGACTTCCGGTGCAGCCAATACTGGAATGGAACCGTATTCCGAATTGTATGCGTATGAGATTGGTGCGCATGCCGGATTTTCGGTAATCCCTTATAAAATAAGCGTATGGAAGGGAAATGTATGCTCTGTATGTGAGCTTTTTACAAGCAAAGATCTGGCATATGTTCCGGCTGGGTATATTATAAAAAAAGGTGGCATGGACGCTGTCCGTAAGTTTTATGGAACATTAGGTGCAGAATTTGTGGATGCGTTGGATGAGATGTTGGTATTTGATGCGATTGTCTGCAATACAGATCGCCATTTCGGAAACTTTGGCGTGCTTGTGGACAGTCACACAAATCAGATTGCAGCACCGGCGCCATTGTTTGATCATGGCAATGCACTTTTTAATTTGGCGGGTGAAGAAAACTGGGAGAATGAGAACATATTGCAGGCGTATATAGACACGTTATTTCCTTGTGTCTATGATGATTTTATGGAGGAAGCGAAGCGTGTGTTGAAACCATCAATTCGGGAAAAGGTAAAAAAGCTTTTAACATTCGAAGTGAAAAAGATGGGAAGAACGAATTATGACAGTAAAAAATTGAAGCTTATGACAAAGATTATTCAGAAGCGCGCAAGAGCACTTTTGGAATCATAA